A window of Thermoplasmatales archaeon genomic DNA:
GAAAATTTGATAGGAGTTATATCAGGTGTTGATTTTTTAAGAGAGGTAAATATATATCCTGAAAATGTTCGTGCCATCATCTCTGGAAAGAAAGTAGTTGTTGTCGGAGGAGGAGATGTTGCAATAGATGCTGCAAGATGCGCAATAAGGTTTGGATGCGATGTAACAATTTTATACAGGAGAAGCAGGAATGAAATGCCAGCTCGGGAGGAGGAAATAAGGTATGCAGAGGAAGAAGGAGTAAATTTTCGCTTCCTAACCGCCCCATTAAAAATTGTTGGGAAAGAAAGTGTGGAAAAAATTGAATGCATTGAAATGGAGCTCGGCGAAGCAGATGAAAGCGGGCGCAGGAAGCCAGTGCCAAAAAAGGGAAGTAATTTCTTTATTGAAGCGGATATTGTTATCTCCGCCATAGGACAGCAATCAGAACTTGAATTTTTACCAGATGAAATAAAGAAAAACGGGCGCATTTTAGTTGATGAAAATACTGGAGCAACTCCTCTGCCTGGCGTGTTTGCTGGAGGTGATGCTGTTAGCGGGCCATCAATAGTAATAGAAGCAGTTGCATGGGGGAGAAGGACTGCAAAGGCAATAGATGCATATCTGCACGGCAAGAAAATAGAATTTGACCCAGTTGAAAGAAATATAAATAGGGCAATAGCTAGCTATGAAGATGTTGATTTGATGAAAAGAAATGTTGTCCTATCTATATTTGAAAAGAAGGAAAGAAAGAAGGTTGAAGAAATAGACATTGAAGAAAGGAGAAGCACATTTAAGGAAGTTGAAAAAGGATTTGATAAAAAGAGGGCGATTGAAGAAGCTTCTCGCTGTCTTGCCTGCAGAGCTTGTTTGGGCTGCGGGATATGCGGGAATGAATGCATGAGGAATGCCATTGATTATGAAGAAAAGGAAAAAGAGATTGAAATAATTGCAAAATCAATAGAAATTGATCCAGAGATAAGATTCAACTATGAATTTTTTACCCCTTTTGAAATTGAGGATATGCTTGATTTAGGGATAATCATGAATTTTAATGGAGAAAAATTAAAGAAATTATGCTTCCTGAATTTTGAAGAAAATAAATATTTTGAAGAATTGAAGAAGAGAATTATTGCAAGCGGAATTGAGATAGCTGATGATGCAGATTTTAAAGTAGATTTCCGCTATTCTGAGAGCGATTATTATAAAAAAATTAGGAGGATGATTTAGATTTCTCCCGCCCAGTATGGCTTCCTCACATATTCATAAATCTTCTGGGACGCTATTGCTCCATGGGCAGCGCCAACGATAAGCAGGCGGAAGGCTCCTCGCACAATGTCACCAACTGCAAAAACTCCTTCAACATTTGTTCGCTGCATTGCATCTGTTATTATATAGCCTCTCTCATCTGTTTTTATTCCGAGTTCAGCAAACATCTCTGTATTTGGCTTGAGACCAACTGCAAGAACTATTTTATCAACTTTCAGCGTTTTTCTTTCTCCTGTTTTATTATTGAAAAGAACCGCTTCCTCCACTTTATCCTTTCCTTTTATTTCTTCAAGCTCGGTATTTAGCATTATGTTTATTTTGCTTTCTTCCATCTTCTTTACATTTTCATCTAATGCGCGGAATTTATCTCTCCTGTGTGCTATTGTTATTTCCTCTGCTAAATCAACAAGATCAAGAGCTGCATCAACCGCGGTATCTCCTCCTCCAACAACAAGAACTCTACTTCCTATAAAATCCTCTCTATGAGTAACATAATAATAAACTCCTTTTCCTTCTTTATTAAATCTTGTCTCACCAGGTATTCCAAGTTCCTGAGGCCTTGTTCCAGTTGCTATAACAATTGTTTTTCCATGGTATTCATTCTCCTCTGTTTTTACAACTCCTCCTTTCTCTATTTTAATAACTCTTTCCCTTACCATTTTAATGTATTTGCTCTCCCTTGCATGCTTTATCCATCTT
This region includes:
- a CDS encoding NAD(P)/FAD-dependent oxidoreductase, which translates into the protein MEEMYDVIVVGGGPAGLTTAIMCASRMLKTLVLEGGKWGGLPATLYPNKVIPNYPGFPDGITGIELVRRWIKHARESKYIKMVRERVIKIEKGGVVKTEENEYHGKTIVIATGTRPQELGIPGETRFNKEGKGVYYYVTHREDFIGSRVLVVGGGDTAVDAALDLVDLAEEITIAHRRDKFRALDENVKKMEESKINIMLNTELEEIKGKDKVEEAVLFNNKTGERKTLKVDKIVLAVGLKPNTEMFAELGIKTDERGYIITDAMQRTNVEGVFAVGDIVRGAFRLLIVGAAHGAIASQKIYEYVRKPYWAGEI